One stretch of Methyloversatilis sp. RAC08 DNA includes these proteins:
- a CDS encoding esterase-like activity of phytase family protein yields the protein MKLSSHTRPLALAFALSLISIGAQAAAPFQLDYIGQQIVPTGTQFAGTTVGGLSSIDYVSASGRYIAISDDRSAFNPARFYELSLDLNAFTRSATPGMAGVGFTGVTTLLDTTGLPFATNQVDPEGMRYDATRNQLYWSNEGQRSGAGFQNPTVRAANIDGSHVRDFAVPARYNPVGSNSGLAAGDSGVYNNLAFENLAISTDGNTLYAATENALAQDSLPATAFNGSRSRIVSFDIDSGAAGAEFIYDVSPVVFAPNPANGFATNGLTDFIVVGDRQFITIERSFSLGTPANGIPATGNTIRLFYADARNATDVSSFDSIAGQTITAVSKTLLLDLSDLKNDDGSTLSLDNIEGLTFGPAFNGKQTLILASDNNFGATQFTQLIALEVTAVPEPETYAMLLAGLGLIGMAARRRLN from the coding sequence ATGAAGCTTTCATCGCATACCCGCCCGCTCGCGCTTGCCTTCGCACTGTCGCTGATCAGCATTGGCGCACAGGCGGCCGCGCCGTTCCAGCTCGACTACATCGGCCAGCAGATCGTGCCCACGGGCACGCAGTTCGCCGGCACCACGGTCGGCGGCCTGTCGTCGATCGATTACGTGTCGGCCAGCGGCCGCTACATCGCGATCAGCGATGACCGCTCGGCGTTCAACCCGGCGCGCTTCTACGAACTGTCGCTCGACCTGAACGCCTTCACGCGCTCGGCCACACCGGGCATGGCCGGCGTGGGTTTCACAGGTGTGACCACGCTGCTCGACACGACCGGCCTGCCCTTCGCCACCAATCAGGTCGACCCGGAAGGCATGCGTTACGACGCGACGCGCAACCAGCTGTACTGGAGCAACGAAGGTCAGCGCTCGGGCGCGGGCTTCCAGAACCCGACGGTGCGCGCCGCCAATATCGATGGCAGCCACGTGCGCGACTTCGCGGTGCCGGCGCGCTACAACCCGGTCGGCAGCAACAGCGGGCTCGCAGCCGGTGACAGCGGCGTCTACAACAACCTCGCGTTCGAAAACCTCGCAATCTCGACCGACGGCAACACGCTGTACGCCGCCACCGAAAACGCACTCGCGCAGGACAGCCTGCCGGCGACGGCGTTCAACGGTTCGCGCAGTCGCATCGTGTCGTTCGACATCGACAGCGGCGCCGCCGGTGCGGAATTCATCTACGACGTGAGCCCGGTGGTGTTCGCGCCGAACCCGGCGAATGGTTTCGCAACCAACGGCCTGACCGACTTCATCGTCGTCGGTGACCGCCAGTTCATCACCATCGAACGCTCGTTCTCGCTCGGCACCCCCGCGAATGGCATTCCGGCGACCGGCAACACGATCCGTCTGTTCTACGCCGACGCGCGCAATGCCACCGACGTGTCGTCCTTCGATTCGATCGCCGGACAGACGATCACCGCCGTCAGCAAGACCTTGCTGCTCGATCTGTCGGACCTGAAGAATGACGACGGCTCGACCCTGTCGCTCGACAACATCGAAGGCCTCACCTTCGGACCGGCCTTCAATGGCAAGCAGACGCTGATCCTCGCGTCGGACAACAACTTCGGCGCCACGCAATTCACGCAGCTCATCGC
- the argJ gene encoding bifunctional glutamate N-acetyltransferase/amino-acid acetyltransferase ArgJ: MPVNYQTPPAESILPVAGVRLGIAQAGIRKANRRDLCLISLVPGARVAGVFTVNRFCAAPVQVCRDHLSRSDIRALVINTGIANAGTGEPGLVAAHATCIAVARVLGVAPEQVLPFSTGVIMEPLPVDRIERGLPACMDDLDEGNWHAAAHAIMTTDTVAKVASRTVQIDGRTVTLSGISKGAGMIKPNMATMLGFMATDAAVSQAALEAMVKHAADRSFNCITVDGDTSTNDSFILIASGTAGNAEITALDSEAGAALADAVTSLAAELAQAIVRDGEGATKFITIAIEGGRDVAECKAVGYAIAHSPLVKTAFFASDPNLGRILAAVGNAAQNHPPLEDLDTSKVSLWIGDFLVAKDGGRNPAYREEQGASAMAPSEIAIRVALGRGTAQATCWTCDFSYDYVKINADYRS, encoded by the coding sequence ATGCCCGTGAATTACCAGACGCCGCCCGCCGAATCCATCCTGCCGGTTGCCGGCGTACGTCTCGGCATCGCCCAGGCCGGCATCCGCAAGGCCAACCGGCGCGACCTGTGCCTGATTTCGCTGGTGCCGGGCGCCCGCGTGGCGGGCGTGTTCACGGTGAATCGCTTCTGCGCCGCGCCGGTGCAGGTGTGCCGCGACCACCTGTCGCGCAGCGACATCCGCGCGCTGGTCATCAACACCGGCATCGCCAACGCCGGTACCGGCGAACCCGGCCTGGTCGCCGCGCACGCCACCTGCATCGCCGTCGCCCGCGTGCTCGGCGTGGCACCGGAGCAGGTGCTGCCATTTTCCACCGGCGTCATCATGGAGCCGCTGCCGGTCGACCGCATCGAGCGCGGCCTGCCCGCCTGCATGGACGATCTCGACGAAGGCAACTGGCACGCCGCCGCGCACGCCATCATGACCACCGACACCGTCGCCAAAGTGGCGTCGCGCACCGTGCAGATCGATGGCCGCACCGTCACGCTGAGCGGCATCAGCAAGGGCGCCGGCATGATCAAACCCAATATGGCCACCATGCTGGGTTTCATGGCGACCGACGCCGCCGTGTCGCAGGCCGCGCTGGAGGCGATGGTGAAGCACGCCGCCGACCGATCGTTCAACTGCATCACGGTCGATGGCGACACCTCGACCAACGACTCCTTCATCCTGATCGCGTCCGGCACCGCCGGCAACGCCGAAATCACCGCGCTCGACAGCGAAGCCGGCGCCGCACTGGCCGACGCCGTGACCTCGCTCGCCGCCGAACTGGCCCAGGCCATCGTGCGCGACGGCGAGGGCGCGACCAAATTCATCACCATAGCCATCGAAGGCGGCCGCGACGTGGCCGAATGCAAGGCCGTCGGCTACGCCATCGCCCACTCGCCGCTGGTGAAAACCGCCTTCTTCGCCTCAGACCCCAACCTCGGCCGCATCCTCGCCGCCGTCGGCAACGCCGCGCAGAACCACCCGCCGCTGGAAGACCTCGACACCTCGAAAGTCAGCCTGTGGATCGGCGACTTCCTGGTCGCCAAGGACGGTGGCCGCAACCCCGCCTACCGCGAAGAACAGGGTGCCTCGGCCATGGCCCCGTCCGAGATCGCGATCCGCGTGGCACTGGGCCGCGGCACCGCGCAGGCCACCTGCTGGACCTGCGACTTCAGCTACGACTACGTGAAGATCAACGCGGACTACCGCAGCTAG
- a CDS encoding UPF0149 family protein has protein sequence MDVPMLEGYLTAIVIGPHMVTPGEWLPRVWDRYDASVTPAFVDAGQAARITTLLMRFMNGIADTFLNDPGAFQPIFWQREQRGAPEWCEGFLAGTAFCDAEWAALWEEEPTLFAPLMRLATDEGRAMIREAGETEVWMKLVQPMLVAIHEIWLQARTSALDSGYEGAVDDDAPAEPYVRPEPKIGRNDACPCGSGKKFKRCCGAADRSLQ, from the coding sequence ATGGACGTGCCGATGCTGGAGGGCTATCTGACCGCCATCGTCATCGGACCGCACATGGTGACGCCCGGCGAATGGCTGCCCCGGGTGTGGGACCGGTACGACGCATCCGTGACGCCCGCCTTCGTCGACGCCGGACAGGCCGCGCGCATCACCACGCTGCTGATGCGTTTCATGAATGGCATCGCAGACACCTTCCTGAACGATCCGGGCGCTTTCCAGCCCATCTTCTGGCAGCGGGAACAGCGAGGTGCCCCGGAATGGTGTGAAGGCTTTCTGGCCGGCACCGCGTTCTGCGATGCCGAATGGGCAGCTCTGTGGGAAGAGGAGCCCACACTGTTCGCACCCCTGATGCGCCTGGCAACCGACGAAGGTCGAGCGATGATCCGCGAGGCCGGCGAAACCGAGGTCTGGATGAAGCTGGTCCAGCCGATGCTTGTCGCCATTCATGAAATCTGGCTGCAGGCGCGCACCTCGGCGCTCGATAGCGGCTACGAAGGCGCTGTCGACGATGACGCGCCCGCCGAACCTTACGTGCGTCCGGAGCCGAAGATCGGCCGCAACGACGCCTGTCCGTGCGGCAGCGGAAAGAAGTTCAAGAGGTGCTGCGGCGCGGCGGACCGGTCGTTGCAATGA
- a CDS encoding flavin-containing monooxygenase yields MSEASVAAKAAGATGSAKTYDAIVIGAGVAGLYQVYRLREMGMSVLGIEAGSGVGGTWYWNRYPGARFDSEAEIYQYWFDEAMFKNWQPTERFPAQPETERWLNYVADRTDLRKYYCFDTRVTAAHYDEAGQQWRVETDRGDTVTARFLICCTGMLSAPLSNIFEGQESFKGQIFHTARWPKERVEFVGKRVGVVGTGATGIQVIQTIAPQVGHLKVFLRTPQYIIPMRNPKYTPADWAQQGKRFSEIRDRVQGTFSGFEYDFDNGVWADLTPAQRTEVLERLWADGSLALWLSSFAEMFFDEKVNDVVSEFVREKMRARIKDPELCAKLIPTSYGFGTHRVPLESNYLEAFLQPNVEIVDVKASPIVRIVPEGVMTADGTVHELDILVLATGFDAGTGALTRIDIRGRDGRSLKEEWGQEVRTAMGLQVHGYPNLFTTGAPLAPSAALCNMTTCLQQQVGWISDCIRDMREKGLKVIEASKEIQDQWVAHHDEIANKTLVVKTDSWYMGSNVSGKPRRLLSYIGGVGTYRQKCADVAASGYSGFTFA; encoded by the coding sequence ATGAGCGAAGCATCTGTGGCTGCGAAAGCGGCGGGGGCGACCGGGAGCGCAAAGACGTATGACGCGATCGTGATCGGGGCGGGCGTGGCGGGGCTTTATCAGGTCTATCGCCTGCGTGAGATGGGCATGTCGGTCCTTGGCATCGAAGCCGGCTCCGGCGTGGGCGGCACCTGGTACTGGAATCGTTACCCCGGTGCGCGCTTCGATTCGGAAGCGGAGATCTACCAGTACTGGTTCGACGAGGCCATGTTCAAGAACTGGCAGCCGACGGAACGCTTTCCGGCCCAGCCGGAAACCGAGCGCTGGCTGAACTACGTGGCTGACCGCACCGACCTGCGCAAGTACTACTGCTTCGATACGCGCGTGACCGCTGCGCACTATGACGAAGCGGGACAGCAGTGGCGGGTTGAAACCGATCGCGGCGACACGGTCACCGCACGCTTCCTGATCTGCTGCACCGGCATGCTGTCGGCGCCGCTGAGCAATATTTTCGAAGGCCAGGAGAGCTTCAAGGGCCAGATTTTCCACACGGCACGCTGGCCGAAGGAACGGGTCGAGTTCGTCGGCAAGCGCGTGGGCGTCGTGGGCACGGGCGCGACCGGCATCCAGGTCATCCAGACTATCGCGCCGCAGGTCGGGCACTTGAAGGTGTTCCTTCGTACGCCGCAGTACATCATTCCGATGCGCAACCCGAAATACACCCCGGCGGACTGGGCGCAGCAGGGCAAGCGATTCAGCGAGATCCGTGACCGCGTGCAGGGCACCTTCTCCGGCTTCGAATACGACTTCGACAATGGCGTCTGGGCCGACCTCACGCCGGCGCAGCGCACCGAAGTGCTGGAACGCCTGTGGGCAGACGGTTCGCTGGCGCTGTGGCTCTCCTCCTTTGCCGAAATGTTCTTCGACGAGAAGGTGAATGACGTGGTGTCCGAATTCGTGCGCGAAAAAATGCGCGCGCGCATCAAGGATCCGGAGCTGTGCGCGAAGCTCATTCCGACCAGCTACGGCTTCGGCACACATCGCGTGCCGCTGGAAAGCAACTATCTGGAGGCGTTCCTCCAGCCCAACGTCGAGATCGTCGACGTCAAGGCATCACCCATCGTGCGCATCGTGCCCGAAGGCGTGATGACCGCCGATGGCACGGTGCACGAACTCGACATTCTGGTGCTCGCCACCGGCTTCGACGCCGGCACCGGCGCGCTGACCCGAATCGACATCCGCGGCCGCGACGGCCGCTCGCTGAAGGAAGAATGGGGCCAGGAAGTCCGCACCGCGATGGGTCTGCAGGTGCACGGCTACCCGAACCTCTTCACCACCGGTGCTCCGCTGGCGCCGTCAGCTGCGCTGTGCAACATGACCACCTGCCTGCAGCAGCAGGTCGGCTGGATATCCGACTGCATCCGCGACATGCGGGAAAAGGGATTGAAGGTCATCGAAGCGTCAAAGGAGATTCAGGATCAGTGGGTTGCCCATCACGACGAGATCGCCAACAAGACGCTCGTGGTGAAGACCGACTCCTGGTACATGGGCTCCAACGTGAGCGGCAAGCCGCGTCGCCTGCTGTCCTACATCGGCGGCGTCGGCACCTACCGTCAGAAATGTGCAGACGTCGCAGCCAGCGGCTACAGCGGCTTCACGTTCGCCTGA